A window of Piliocolobus tephrosceles isolate RC106 chromosome 13, ASM277652v3, whole genome shotgun sequence contains these coding sequences:
- the LOC111524314 gene encoding mammaglobin-B-like, whose translation MKLLMVLMLAALPLHCYAGSGCQLLNDVVEKTLNPEVSVPEFQQYVQEFADSDAAKNAVGEFKQCFLNQSNETLQNFDLMMHTVYNSVWCKPF comes from the exons ATGAAGCTGTTGATGGTCCTCATGCTGGCGGCCCTCCCACTGCACTGCTATGCAG GTTCCGGCTGCCAACTGCTGAACGATGTGGTTGAAAAGACCCTCAATCCTGAAGTATCTGTACCAGAATTCCAGCAATATGTGCAAGAGTTCGCAGACAGTGATGCTGCTAAAAATGCTGTAGGCGAATTCAAGCAGTGTTTCCTCAACCAGTCAAATGAAACTCTGCAGAATTTTGATTTAATGATg CATACGGTATACAACAGCGTTTGGTGTAAGCCCTTCTAA